In Puntigrus tetrazona isolate hp1 chromosome 7, ASM1883169v1, whole genome shotgun sequence, the following are encoded in one genomic region:
- the snapc2 gene encoding snRNA-activating protein complex subunit 2, translating to MKPPFRRRAEPSRFVLKGTAEESTVNNRSLCKGWNRKDLQSFLQALKQQQNFEKELDLTEIQKKVPHRSLKEIEDLIMTLKSRVLQRVYLQVQSQKREERKAKVPIELWAELVQKITRPHEKTISSAFDQMLVIAAVEPCGMMHSEPPHPVIQTPAFSGPHPVRSPKTPSRPSASEMSANPSTSARSVASLNQPDSSSNAVELLSQLDKAPSSSPLVPETPETPETLTPRSSQMTRSQSQLQSEVGPTVSSAVLPSVSLNKDSEVQSGLLDHDYPCNPITLKSVVNFDKIYRYLSDIESKTCKSALTSMESAVLLDMLMCLPEELHSLDCKELQHHLLQIYSQLTQPAKMPVSSLNTDREIQQADVADSTPLTQNLRTAVGSAAEPSSESSFTESAKDKKDWATAGTCPLNPLLVPVALLKRQALDSEK from the exons ATGAAACCCCCGTTTCGTCGGAGAGCTGAACCATCACGCTTCGTTCTTAAGGGCACTGCGGAAGAGTCCACCGTAAATAACAGATCGCTCTGCAAAGGATGGAACCGCAAAGATCTTCAGAGCTTTTTACAAGCTTTGAAACAGCAGCAGAATTTTGAAAAGGAATTAGATCTGACTGAGATTCAAAAGAAAGTTCCCCACCGTTCCCTCAAAGAG ATCGAAGACCTGATAATGACCCTGAAGTCAAGAGTGCTGCAGAGGGTGTATCTGCAGGTCCAGAGTCAGAAGAGAGAGGAGCGCAAAGCTAAAGTACCCATTGAATTATGGGCAGAGCTGGTCCAGAAAATAACTAGGCCCCATGAGAAGACCATATCTTCTGCCTTTGACCAG ATGCTAGTGATTGCTGCTGTTGAGCCCTGTGGCATGATGCACTCTGAACCTCCACACCCCGTAATCCAAACACCTGCTTTCTCCGGTCCTCACCCTGTCCGGTCTCCTAAAACGCCCTCTCGGCCTTCTGCCTCAGAGATGAGCGCGAATCCCAGCACTTCTGCTCGCTCAGTTGCATCTCTCAATCAGCCTGACTCTAGTTCTAATGCTGTTGAACTTCTCAGCCAGTTGGATAAAGCACCAAGCAGTTCACCTCTAGTGCCTGAAACACCTGAGACACCTGAGACACTTACACCAAGATCCTCACAGATGACAAGAAGCCAGAGCCAACTGCAGTCAGAAGTCGGGCCAACAGTGTCCAGTGCTGTTTTACCGTCCGTTTCCTTAAATAAGGACAGTGAAGTTCAGTCGGGACTGTTAGATCATGATTACCCATGCAACCCAATAACGCTAAAGAGTGTTGTGAATTTTGACAAGATTTATCGGTATTTAAGTGACATTGAATCTAAAACCTGCAAATCAGCTCTTACTTCAATGG AGAGCGCAGTGCTGCTGGATATGTTGATGTGTTTGCCTGAGGAGCTCCACTCACTGGACTGCAAGGAACTTCAACATCATCTTCTCCAGATATACTCACAGCTCACCCAACCTGCAAAAATGCCAGTTTCCTCTTTAAACACCGACAGAGAAATCCAACAGGCCGATGTAGCTGATTCAACTCCATTAACACAGAATCTCAGGACCGCTGTGGGATCCGCTGCAGAGCCCTCCAGTGAGTCCTCTTTCACAGAATCAGCAAAGGACAAAAAAGACTGGGCTACAGCTGGCACCTGTCCTCTCAACCCTTTGTTAGTTCCAGTAGCTTTGCTGAAAAGACAGGCCCTGGATTCTGAGAAATGA